Proteins from one Listeria weihenstephanensis genomic window:
- a CDS encoding GAF domain-containing protein, translating to MKEQDIASELIDIRLQLGLDFVGIATAVAGEAQKEIRWKYVAGNRNNRYQKIVLQVGKGIAGIVWRTARPIIAEDLKNDRLAPLQEYPIALTENLASIIAVPIMSDGSVIGVMLGGYRKVTQIKETTIDAFRITADKMQQSLQNIKE from the coding sequence ATGAAAGAACAAGATATAGCAAGTGAACTAATCGATATACGACTGCAGTTGGGGCTTGATTTCGTTGGTATTGCAACGGCTGTAGCTGGAGAAGCACAAAAAGAAATACGCTGGAAATACGTGGCGGGGAATCGTAATAATCGCTATCAGAAAATCGTCCTCCAAGTCGGAAAAGGTATCGCTGGAATTGTTTGGCGGACCGCACGGCCAATCATTGCCGAAGATCTGAAAAACGATCGACTCGCGCCACTACAAGAATATCCAATCGCGCTAACCGAAAATCTGGCCAGTATCATCGCCGTGCCAATCATGTCAGACGGCTCGGTCATAGGTGTTATGCTCGGCGGGTATCGTAAAGTGACGCAAATAAAAGAAACAACCATTGATGCTTTTCGAATCACTGCTGATAAAATGCAACAAAGTCTACAGAACATAAAGGAATGA
- a CDS encoding sensor histidine kinase: MEMSAELLMKVYDQMSDAIFLLRNKSEIIASNPAAKQLLGEYNVNLDDFCTYCNGYTSIFEEQTCLGCSLRKRIDNSAFQIFLNLNSGVNIPFSASYTLIDEDADISLLLLRNLTQQQHTEQILKQKTMTEYVINAQESERKRLSRELHDGLAQGLYSTLIELRKIKYMTKKEDYETSILEMDSMLSTTLEDIRNMAVELRPSSLDDLGIFAALKAYFKRYEQLFGVHVVFVSELYGTRFPASVETMLYRVTQEALTNAAKYADVDEIEVYLFKTKQTIVLEINDQGIGFSPDHFTAQGSGLGLLNMKERVDLLHGEFELRSEPDQGTKILVRIPLEASQHD, from the coding sequence ATGGAAATGTCTGCCGAATTATTGATGAAAGTTTACGATCAAATGAGCGATGCTATCTTTTTGCTACGGAATAAAAGTGAGATCATCGCATCCAACCCAGCTGCTAAACAATTGTTGGGCGAATATAACGTGAATCTCGATGATTTTTGCACGTACTGCAATGGCTATACATCTATTTTCGAAGAGCAGACATGTCTCGGATGTTCTTTGCGTAAACGGATCGATAACTCCGCGTTCCAAATTTTTCTGAACTTGAATAGCGGTGTGAATATCCCATTCAGCGCTAGTTATACGCTCATTGACGAAGACGCCGATATCAGTTTATTACTTTTAAGAAATCTAACCCAACAGCAACATACGGAGCAAATTTTAAAGCAAAAAACGATGACGGAATATGTAATCAATGCACAAGAAAGTGAACGTAAACGCCTGTCCCGCGAGCTTCACGATGGCTTGGCGCAAGGCTTATACAGCACATTAATCGAACTTCGCAAAATCAAATACATGACAAAAAAAGAAGACTACGAAACGAGCATTTTGGAAATGGACTCGATGCTCTCGACGACGCTCGAAGATATTCGAAACATGGCGGTAGAATTACGTCCATCTTCTTTGGATGACCTCGGCATTTTTGCAGCCTTAAAAGCTTATTTTAAACGCTACGAGCAATTATTTGGCGTCCATGTTGTCTTCGTCTCCGAACTTTACGGAACCCGTTTTCCAGCAAGCGTTGAAACAATGCTATATCGCGTAACCCAAGAAGCCTTAACGAACGCCGCTAAATATGCTGACGTGGATGAAATAGAAGTTTACCTTTTCAAGACAAAACAGACGATCGTACTAGAAATCAACGACCAAGGCATCGGCTTTTCACCAGATCATTTTACAGCACAAGGAAGCGGCTTGGGATTGCTAAACATGAAGGAACGTGTAGACTTATTGCACGGCGAATTCGAATTACGTTCAGAACCCGACCAAGGCACAAAAATACTAGTCAGAATACCATTGGAGGCGAGTCAACATGATTAG
- a CDS encoding response regulator, protein MIRVLVVDDHAVVRSGLAFVINSQEDMTVVGDAADGLEAYLETERHTPDVVLMDLSMPPGENGLVTTKRIKDNFPDTKVLILTMHDDEEYLFRALKLGASGYILKNAKDDELLEAIRTLQEGEMYIYPKVTTALVRQFLQQNNGEKINTSYVQLSNREQEVLPLIALGYGNKEIANKLCISVKTVETHKSNIMNKLDLSTRAEIVKYAIKKNLIDL, encoded by the coding sequence ATGATTAGAGTACTTGTTGTAGATGATCACGCAGTTGTTCGGAGCGGGCTGGCGTTCGTTATTAATTCCCAAGAAGACATGACGGTGGTCGGCGATGCTGCAGACGGTTTAGAGGCATACCTTGAAACCGAGCGCCACACGCCAGACGTGGTATTAATGGACCTAAGTATGCCACCTGGTGAGAACGGCCTAGTCACGACAAAGCGAATCAAAGATAACTTCCCAGACACAAAAGTTCTAATCTTAACCATGCATGACGATGAAGAATATTTATTCCGAGCATTAAAATTAGGCGCATCTGGCTACATCTTAAAAAATGCCAAAGACGACGAACTACTAGAAGCCATCCGCACCCTGCAAGAAGGCGAAATGTACATCTATCCAAAAGTCACAACAGCACTCGTTCGGCAATTTTTACAACAAAATAACGGTGAAAAAATAAATACCTCTTACGTCCAACTTTCCAATCGCGAACAAGAAGTACTTCCATTGATCGCGCTGGGGTATGGCAACAAAGAAATTGCAAACAAGCTTTGCATCTCCGTAAAAACCGTGGAAACCCATAAATCAAACATCATGAACAAACTGGATCTAAGCACCCGCGCCGAGATCGTCAAGTACGCCATCAAAAAGAACCTAATTGATTTATAA
- a CDS encoding FtsB family cell division protein: MRKDQRNVTRMNNRYVQDETIMKKQRSRRRVALFRRLLMLAAVIVVISGGLVYAYSQQVSLLHAKEKEKVELNKKSLAVAQDQKELKSTINKLHDDDYIAKLARSEYFLSEKGEIIFNIPDENDKKKESSN, encoded by the coding sequence GTGAGAAAAGACCAACGTAATGTTACAAGGATGAATAATCGCTATGTACAAGACGAAACCATCATGAAAAAACAACGATCACGCAGAAGAGTCGCGCTATTTCGGAGGTTATTAATGCTCGCTGCAGTTATCGTCGTTATCAGTGGTGGACTAGTATATGCTTACTCGCAACAAGTGAGCTTACTACATGCGAAAGAAAAAGAAAAGGTAGAATTGAACAAGAAATCACTCGCAGTAGCGCAAGATCAGAAAGAACTAAAGAGCACGATTAACAAATTACATGATGATGACTACATCGCAAAGCTGGCTAGGAGTGAGTATTTCCTTTCTGAAAAGGGGGAAATAATCTTCAATATTCCTGACGAAAACGATAAGAAGAAAGAGTCGTCCAATTAA
- a CDS encoding S1 domain-containing RNA-binding protein → MSIEVGNKLQGKITGITNFGAFVELEGGKTGLVHISEVADNYVKDINDILTVGDEITVKVMNVGDDGKIGLSIRKAVDQPERPERPERSYSSGPRKPKYNKKAAEPVRPENFEDKMSKFLKDSEDRLTTLKRQTESKRGGRGAKRS, encoded by the coding sequence ATGTCGATTGAAGTAGGCAACAAGTTACAAGGGAAGATTACTGGGATTACTAATTTTGGGGCGTTTGTTGAATTAGAAGGTGGCAAGACAGGTCTTGTTCACATTAGTGAGGTTGCAGATAACTATGTGAAGGATATTAATGATATTTTGACAGTAGGCGATGAGATTACTGTTAAGGTCATGAATGTCGGCGATGACGGCAAAATTGGTCTATCTATTCGTAAAGCAGTAGATCAACCGGAACGTCCAGAAAGACCAGAGAGAAGCTATAGCAGCGGACCTCGCAAACCGAAATATAACAAAAAAGCTGCAGAACCTGTACGTCCAGAGAATTTTGAAGATAAAATGTCTAAATTCTTAAAAGATAGCGAAGACCGCTTAACGACATTAAAACGTCAAACGGAATCCAAACGTGGCGGCCGTGGCGCGAAACGTAGCTAA
- the hpt gene encoding hypoxanthine phosphoribosyltransferase — protein MNTREKVMTFINKHQLIAPNDHVLIAVSGGADSMALLHFLIQTAIIPKEQIVVAHVNHGLRKESVDEEQLVADVCQTYGIRFETTQFDIRKLAEQEKAGIEETARKYRYTFFRGLMRKHHCRKLVLAHHADDQMETILMRLVRGSSDLGWLGMQPKRDFASGVLVRPFLPLTKSEIVTLCEEQEVPYLEDATNQEDTYTRNRYRKALLPFLKQENPHVDEQFRRFSEETSEDFMYLNELAEEALPTMTQYSETDVKLSLIEWKLLPQPLQRRTIHLLLKYLYKNNMSLISAGHVDQILHLNRESNPSGMIHLPNNLIVRRSYEQLEFFYEEVSKKVQDFYHQLYDGDRVTLSDGAQIRIKTKSSVVQTAGLDGIIVNQENIELPLIIRGRMNGDRMKTTGGTRKLKSIFIDAKIPKHKRDTWPIVTDYSGEILWIPGVQASVHQTKPSRETKQYIIRYHRNIGGNKSMHNDIQKVLISEEEIQEKIAELGKELTVEYDGRFPLVIGVLKGATPFMTDLLKRVDTYLEMDFMDVSSYGNGMVSTGEVKIIKDLNTSVEGRDVIILEDIIDSGRTLSYLVDLLKYRKAKSVKLVTLLDKPEGRNVNIDADYVGFVVPNEFVVGYGLDFAEKYRNLPYIGVLKPEIYAD, from the coding sequence ATGAACACTCGCGAAAAAGTAATGACATTTATAAATAAGCATCAATTGATAGCGCCAAATGATCATGTTCTTATTGCAGTTTCTGGTGGTGCTGACTCGATGGCACTGCTTCATTTCCTAATCCAAACAGCCATTATTCCAAAAGAACAGATCGTTGTTGCGCATGTGAATCACGGTTTACGCAAAGAATCGGTGGATGAGGAACAGCTAGTTGCAGACGTGTGCCAAACGTATGGCATTCGTTTTGAGACGACGCAGTTTGATATCAGGAAATTAGCCGAGCAAGAAAAAGCGGGCATTGAAGAAACGGCGCGCAAATATCGCTATACTTTCTTTCGCGGCTTAATGCGCAAACATCACTGCCGAAAATTGGTGCTCGCGCATCACGCGGATGATCAGATGGAAACCATTTTGATGCGTCTCGTTCGCGGGAGTTCAGACCTAGGTTGGCTTGGCATGCAGCCGAAGCGTGATTTTGCAAGCGGAGTACTGGTTCGTCCATTTCTGCCGTTGACCAAAAGTGAAATCGTGACGCTATGCGAGGAGCAGGAAGTTCCTTACCTTGAGGACGCAACCAATCAGGAAGATACCTACACACGAAATCGCTACCGCAAAGCGCTTTTGCCGTTTTTGAAGCAAGAAAACCCACATGTCGATGAGCAGTTTAGGCGCTTTTCAGAAGAAACGTCAGAGGATTTTATGTATTTGAATGAGCTGGCAGAAGAGGCATTACCGACAATGACGCAATATAGCGAAACAGACGTAAAACTTTCATTGATAGAGTGGAAGTTATTGCCCCAACCTTTACAACGCCGCACAATTCATTTACTATTAAAATATCTGTACAAAAACAATATGTCCTTGATTTCAGCCGGGCACGTCGATCAAATTTTACATCTAAATCGTGAGTCAAATCCGTCGGGTATGATTCACTTGCCAAACAACTTGATCGTACGGCGCTCCTATGAGCAGTTGGAGTTTTTCTATGAGGAAGTTAGCAAGAAGGTCCAGGATTTTTATCATCAGTTGTACGATGGGGATCGTGTGACGCTGAGCGATGGTGCCCAGATTCGTATTAAGACGAAAAGTTCCGTTGTTCAAACAGCAGGGCTTGACGGAATTATTGTGAATCAGGAAAATATCGAGCTGCCTCTCATCATTAGGGGTCGAATGAACGGCGACAGAATGAAGACAACTGGCGGGACGCGCAAGCTTAAATCCATTTTTATCGATGCCAAAATTCCAAAACATAAACGAGATACATGGCCGATAGTCACAGATTATTCAGGTGAAATTTTATGGATACCAGGCGTTCAGGCGTCTGTACATCAAACAAAGCCTAGCCGTGAAACAAAACAATATATAATAAGATATCATCGTAATATAGGAGGAAACAAAAGTATGCATAACGATATTCAGAAAGTGTTGATTAGTGAAGAGGAAATCCAAGAGAAAATTGCTGAACTAGGCAAGGAGTTAACGGTAGAATACGACGGCCGTTTCCCACTAGTCATCGGTGTTCTAAAAGGTGCCACGCCTTTCATGACCGACTTACTAAAACGAGTAGATACATATCTAGAAATGGATTTCATGGATGTATCGAGTTACGGAAACGGCATGGTTTCGACGGGTGAAGTAAAAATCATCAAGGATCTGAACACTTCCGTTGAAGGTCGCGACGTTATTATTTTAGAAGATATTATCGATAGCGGGCGCACACTTAGCTATTTAGTAGATCTACTAAAATACCGTAAAGCAAAATCGGTAAAACTAGTAACCTTGCTTGATAAACCAGAAGGCCGCAACGTAAATATTGATGCGGATTATGTCGGTTTTGTCGTGCCAAATGAGTTCGTTGTTGGCTATGGCCTTGACTTCGCAGAAAAATATCGCAACCTTCCATACATCGGTGTTCTAAAACCAGAAATATATGCAGACTAA
- the ftsH gene encoding ATP-dependent zinc metalloprotease FtsH, whose translation MNRFFRNAIFYVIIFLVIIGIVATFNNNGETAKEISYDEFITKMGDGDIKSYSVQPDRSVYVIDGELKKAVKTDSKVGKDQSTTKFTTYAIANDELMSQLNTLANENDVKTTVVPAKQNSGWITFFTSIIPFVIIFILFFFLMSQAQGGGGGGRVMNFGKSKAKLYNDDKNKVRFTDVAGADEEKQELVEVVDFLKDPRKFAELGARIPKGVLLVGPPGTGKTLLARAVAGEAGVPFFSISGSDFVEMFVGVGASRVRDLFENAKKNAPCIIFIDEIDAVGRQRGAGMGGGHDEREQTLNQLLVEMDGFGGNEGIIIIAATNRADVLDPALLRPGRFDRQIMVDRPDVKGREAVLQVHARNKPLAKSVDLKAIAQRTPGFSGADLENLLNEAALVAARSDKKQIDMKDLDEASDRVIAGPAKKNRVISVKERRTVAYHESGHVIVGMVLDEAEVVHKVTIVPRGQAGGYAVMLPKEDRFLMTKAELMDRITGLLGGRVAEEIEFGEVTTGASNDFERATQIARRMVTEWGMSDKIGPLQFSSGGGDQVFMGRDFGNSKNYSDKIAYEIDTEVQSLIRFCYDRAKTIIEEHREQHKLIAETLLEIETLDARQIRSLYDDGVLPSEMDADEQMSEYPSEKEEIKPKSFEEEKRELAEEAEERKEDKIWDYADKDEKAEKAEKEVKSEEPKEVVTEEAPDAEKTPNDDKKGE comes from the coding sequence ATGAATCGCTTTTTTAGAAACGCCATATTTTACGTTATCATTTTCCTTGTCATCATAGGAATCGTAGCCACGTTTAACAATAACGGTGAAACTGCGAAAGAAATCAGCTATGATGAGTTCATCACGAAAATGGGTGACGGTGATATCAAATCATACTCTGTTCAGCCAGATCGTAGCGTCTATGTGATCGATGGAGAACTCAAGAAAGCTGTCAAAACAGATAGCAAAGTTGGGAAAGATCAATCAACAACGAAATTCACGACGTATGCGATTGCCAATGATGAATTAATGTCACAATTGAATACGTTAGCTAATGAGAATGATGTGAAAACAACTGTCGTCCCAGCCAAGCAAAATAGTGGCTGGATTACATTCTTCACTTCTATCATTCCTTTCGTTATTATCTTTATCCTGTTCTTCTTCCTAATGAGTCAAGCTCAAGGTGGCGGCGGTGGCGGTCGAGTTATGAACTTTGGTAAAAGTAAAGCTAAACTTTATAATGACGACAAGAATAAAGTTCGTTTCACTGACGTAGCTGGCGCAGATGAAGAGAAACAAGAATTAGTGGAAGTTGTAGATTTCCTGAAAGATCCACGCAAATTTGCCGAACTTGGCGCACGTATTCCTAAAGGAGTCCTGCTTGTAGGTCCTCCAGGTACAGGTAAAACATTACTTGCCCGTGCAGTAGCCGGTGAAGCAGGCGTACCGTTCTTCTCAATCAGTGGTTCGGACTTCGTGGAGATGTTCGTTGGTGTCGGTGCAAGCCGTGTCCGCGATCTTTTCGAAAATGCGAAGAAAAATGCTCCATGTATTATCTTTATCGATGAAATTGATGCAGTAGGTCGTCAACGTGGCGCAGGAATGGGCGGCGGACATGACGAACGCGAGCAAACATTGAACCAATTACTTGTAGAAATGGATGGTTTCGGCGGTAACGAAGGAATCATTATCATCGCTGCAACTAACCGTGCCGACGTACTTGACCCAGCGTTACTACGTCCAGGTCGTTTTGACCGTCAAATCATGGTTGATCGTCCTGATGTTAAAGGCCGTGAAGCAGTATTACAAGTCCACGCTCGTAACAAACCACTTGCGAAGAGTGTTGATTTAAAAGCAATTGCCCAACGTACGCCAGGATTCTCTGGTGCCGATTTAGAAAACTTACTGAACGAAGCAGCACTTGTTGCCGCGCGTTCCGATAAAAAACAAATTGACATGAAAGATTTGGACGAAGCAAGCGATCGCGTTATCGCAGGCCCAGCCAAGAAAAACCGTGTTATTTCTGTAAAAGAACGCCGTACCGTTGCGTATCATGAAAGTGGTCACGTAATCGTCGGAATGGTACTTGATGAAGCCGAAGTAGTCCACAAAGTAACGATTGTTCCACGTGGACAAGCAGGCGGTTATGCCGTTATGCTACCAAAAGAAGATCGCTTCCTAATGACGAAAGCCGAGTTAATGGACCGTATCACAGGTCTACTAGGTGGACGTGTAGCCGAAGAAATCGAATTTGGAGAAGTAACAACAGGCGCAAGTAATGACTTCGAACGTGCGACACAAATCGCGCGCCGTATGGTAACAGAATGGGGTATGAGCGACAAGATCGGTCCACTTCAATTCTCATCAGGCGGAGGAGATCAAGTATTCATGGGTCGCGATTTCGGAAATAGCAAAAACTATTCCGATAAGATTGCCTACGAAATTGATACCGAAGTTCAAAGCTTAATCCGTTTCTGTTATGATCGTGCGAAAACAATTATTGAAGAACACAGAGAGCAACATAAGCTTATCGCTGAAACGTTGCTTGAGATAGAAACGTTAGATGCACGCCAAATCCGTTCACTATATGACGATGGTGTTTTACCATCCGAAATGGACGCTGACGAACAAATGTCAGAGTACCCTTCAGAAAAAGAGGAAATTAAACCAAAATCTTTTGAAGAAGAGAAACGCGAACTTGCTGAAGAAGCGGAAGAACGCAAAGAAGACAAGATTTGGGATTACGCAGATAAAGACGAAAAAGCAGAAAAAGCAGAGAAAGAAGTGAAATCAGAAGAACCAAAAGAGGTTGTGACTGAAGAAGCTCCTGACGCTGAGAAGACACCTAACGATGATAAAAAAGGTGAATAA
- a CDS encoding type III pantothenate kinase has translation MILVIDVGNTNITIGVYEGKELRKHWRMTTDRHRTSDELGMMVLDFFQYGGISVKAIDGIIISSVVPPIMHSLEAMCFKYFEITPLVVGPGIKTGLNLQVDNPREVGADRIVNAVAVIEEYGVPAIIVDFGTATTFCYIDEKSSYHGGAIAPGIMISTEALYNRAAKLPRVDITEAPKVIGKSTVASMQAGIYYGFIGQFEGIVKAMKEQTDNEPMIVTTGGLARLISGKSEITDIVDPFLTLKGLRILYERNQ, from the coding sequence ATGATTTTGGTTATCGATGTTGGGAATACGAACATCACAATTGGTGTCTATGAAGGTAAGGAACTGCGGAAGCATTGGCGGATGACTACGGATCGTCACCGGACATCTGATGAACTAGGTATGATGGTTCTAGACTTTTTTCAATATGGTGGTATTTCTGTGAAGGCGATCGATGGTATAATTATTTCTTCTGTCGTACCGCCGATTATGCATTCTCTTGAAGCGATGTGCTTTAAATATTTTGAAATTACGCCTCTCGTAGTTGGGCCTGGCATTAAAACTGGGTTGAATCTGCAAGTGGATAACCCGCGCGAAGTCGGTGCGGATCGGATTGTTAACGCTGTGGCTGTTATTGAAGAATACGGCGTGCCTGCGATTATCGTGGATTTTGGAACGGCGACTACGTTTTGCTATATCGATGAGAAATCAAGCTATCACGGTGGCGCAATTGCACCTGGGATCATGATTTCAACCGAAGCCCTCTACAATCGCGCTGCTAAATTACCGCGTGTTGACATCACAGAGGCCCCTAAAGTCATTGGCAAAAGTACCGTCGCATCAATGCAAGCAGGTATTTATTACGGCTTTATCGGCCAATTTGAAGGTATTGTCAAAGCGATGAAGGAACAGACGGATAATGAGCCGATGATCGTAACAACAGGCGGTCTCGCAAGGCTCATCAGCGGTAAATCAGAAATAACGGATATCGTAGATCCATTTTTAACGTTAAAAGGGTTGCGAATCTTATATGAACGAAATCAATAA
- the hslO gene encoding Hsp33 family molecular chaperone HslO, translating to MSDYLVKALAYGGNVRAYAAITTEAIGEAQRRHDTWSISSAALGRSMTATLFLGAMQKEDQKVTVKIEGNGPIGPIITDSNTQGQIRGYVTNPHVHFSELNEFGKLDVRRGVGTEGSLAVVKDIGMRTNFTGQVPIVSGEVGEDYTYYLAKSEQINSSLGVGVLVNPDDTIAAAGGFMLQLLPGADDAIIDEIEKNLKECPTISRLIEAGETPEQILARLAGGEDKLQILEKMPVTFECNCSKERFGSAIVSLGKSEIRQMIEEDHGAEAECHFCRNKYHFDESELEVFYEEAK from the coding sequence ATGAGCGATTATTTAGTAAAAGCATTAGCGTACGGCGGGAATGTCCGTGCATACGCTGCGATAACAACAGAAGCAATTGGTGAAGCACAACGTAGACACGATACATGGTCCATCTCGTCCGCCGCGCTTGGCAGATCTATGACAGCGACACTTTTCTTAGGTGCGATGCAAAAAGAAGATCAAAAAGTGACGGTCAAAATTGAAGGAAACGGTCCAATCGGCCCAATTATCACGGATAGCAATACGCAAGGGCAAATTCGCGGTTATGTTACCAATCCTCACGTGCATTTTAGTGAGTTGAACGAATTTGGCAAACTCGATGTTCGTCGTGGTGTCGGAACGGAAGGCTCGCTTGCAGTAGTGAAAGATATCGGCATGCGTACCAATTTCACAGGACAAGTTCCGATTGTTTCAGGCGAAGTTGGCGAGGATTACACATACTACTTGGCTAAATCCGAACAAATCAATTCATCTCTAGGCGTAGGTGTACTTGTCAATCCAGATGACACAATCGCAGCAGCAGGTGGCTTCATGTTGCAATTACTACCAGGGGCAGACGACGCGATCATTGATGAAATTGAAAAAAACTTAAAAGAATGCCCAACAATTTCGCGCTTGATCGAAGCTGGTGAAACTCCAGAACAAATTTTAGCGAGATTAGCAGGCGGGGAAGATAAACTCCAAATTCTTGAAAAAATGCCAGTAACGTTCGAATGTAACTGTTCAAAAGAACGCTTCGGCTCAGCAATTGTATCTCTTGGAAAATCAGAAATTCGCCAAATGATTGAAGAAGATCATGGCGCAGAGGCAGAATGTCATTTTTGCCGAAATAAATATCACTTCGACGAATCTGAATTAGAAGTATTCTACGAAGAAGCAAAATAA
- the cysK gene encoding cysteine synthase A, which produces MKIANSITDLIGNTPIVKLNRLPEAGSADVYVKLEFQNPGGSVKDRIANAMIEDAEQSGALKQGDTIIEPTSGNTGIGLAMVAAAKGYRAIFVMPETMSLERRKLLQAYGAELVLTPGPDGMKGAIAKADELAKEHGYFVPQQFHNPANPAIHERTTGPEIVEAFGKDGLDAFVAGVGTGGTVTGAGHVLKKNYPDIKIYALEPEESAVLSGDTPSPHKIQGIGAGFIPDTLDTKVYDGILKVSSEDALETAREVAKKEGILVGISSGATIFAALNLAKELGTGKKVLAIVASNGERYLSTALYNFE; this is translated from the coding sequence ATGAAAATTGCAAACTCAATTACAGACTTAATCGGAAATACACCAATCGTGAAATTAAACAGATTACCAGAGGCTGGCAGTGCTGACGTATATGTGAAGTTAGAATTCCAAAATCCAGGTGGTAGTGTCAAAGATCGTATTGCCAATGCGATGATCGAAGACGCGGAACAATCCGGTGCGCTGAAACAAGGCGATACAATCATTGAACCTACGAGTGGAAATACGGGTATCGGCCTTGCGATGGTAGCGGCAGCTAAAGGATACCGCGCTATTTTCGTAATGCCAGAAACGATGAGCTTGGAACGTCGCAAACTTTTACAAGCATACGGCGCAGAATTAGTGTTGACGCCAGGTCCAGATGGTATGAAAGGCGCGATTGCTAAAGCGGACGAACTTGCGAAAGAACATGGCTATTTCGTTCCCCAACAATTCCACAACCCCGCTAATCCAGCGATTCACGAACGCACAACAGGACCTGAAATTGTCGAAGCGTTCGGTAAAGATGGCCTAGACGCATTTGTCGCAGGCGTTGGGACTGGCGGAACTGTAACAGGAGCTGGACATGTCCTTAAGAAAAATTATCCAGACATCAAAATTTACGCGTTAGAACCTGAGGAATCAGCGGTATTATCAGGAGACACACCATCCCCACATAAAATCCAAGGAATCGGCGCAGGCTTTATTCCAGATACACTAGATACAAAAGTATATGACGGAATCCTCAAAGTTTCGAGTGAAGATGCATTAGAAACAGCACGTGAAGTTGCTAAAAAAGAAGGAATACTAGTGGGTATTTCCTCAGGAGCAACGATATTTGCAGCGCTTAACTTAGCTAAAGAACTAGGCACAGGCAAAAAAGTCTTGGCAATTGTGGCGAGTAATGGAGAACGTTACCTGAGCACAGCACTTTACAATTTCGAATAA
- a CDS encoding anti-sigma factor, with product MSERDYSAQVLDYINGDLSAAERAAFEVAMERLPELKAEVQELEALMGDLPYLSESVTPPEGMKDRVLGNVFAQERETVADETPDVVEIANVVPKRRRRWVIPSLVAALIISLAGNFYVIATRDQDTKQATEDTDITKTSKPLQASDNVTASATASLIQKGSQNTLVIQAQDLSRLSGAECYQVWLLLDGKPTRAGTFIANDDGHGGVIHSIPADAKFDTVAITIEPDNDSKTPKGPIILSTSL from the coding sequence ATGAGCGAGCGTGATTATAGTGCGCAGGTTTTGGATTATATTAATGGAGATTTGAGCGCGGCTGAACGAGCGGCTTTTGAGGTGGCGATGGAGCGATTGCCAGAGCTTAAGGCGGAAGTTCAGGAGCTTGAAGCTTTGATGGGTGACTTGCCTTACTTGTCTGAATCCGTCACTCCTCCTGAGGGCATGAAGGATCGGGTTTTAGGGAATGTTTTTGCGCAGGAGCGGGAGACAGTGGCAGACGAAACGCCGGACGTTGTGGAAATTGCGAATGTGGTGCCTAAGCGGAGACGGCGCTGGGTGATTCCGAGTTTGGTTGCGGCTCTGATTATTTCGCTCGCGGGGAATTTCTACGTTATTGCGACGCGTGATCAGGATACGAAACAGGCGACGGAGGACACGGATATTACGAAAACTTCGAAACCACTGCAAGCTTCGGACAATGTGACGGCCAGCGCGACGGCTTCATTGATTCAAAAGGGATCGCAGAATACGTTGGTAATACAGGCTCAGGATTTAAGTCGCTTGAGCGGAGCCGAATGTTATCAAGTTTGGTTGTTACTTGATGGGAAGCCGACGCGAGCTGGTACTTTTATAGCAAATGATGACGGCCATGGTGGTGTGATTCATTCCATTCCCGCGGACGCGAAGTTTGATACGGTGGCGATCACGATTGAACCTGATAATGATAGCAAAACTCCGAAAGGACCAATTATTTTGAGTACGAGTTTATAG